In a single window of the Xylanimonas protaetiae genome:
- a CDS encoding ABC transporter ATP-binding protein — translation MTTTATQHVLRDFRADAEPVLSVRDLHVSFASEAGTVRAVRGVSFDLLPGRTLGIVGESGSGKSVTSLSVMGLLDKNARVEGSIRLKGRELLGLSEVELSKHRGNDMAMVFQDPLSALTPVFSIGDQLAEALDLHQDYTRKQVRERSIELLDLVGIPNPAERLKSFPHQFSGGMRQRVMIAIAIANNPDVIIADEPTTALDVTIQAQVLDVLKTAQRETGAAVVMITHDLGVVAGVADDVLVMYAGRPVERASVDELYARPAMPYTMGLLGAVPRPDRGENRRLVPIQGTPPSLVDLPVGCPFAARCPLVTDACLTAEPALAPVAGRPDQLAACIRADEIAEQGLTFEDVFHVEEAAESKLAGVPREKRATVLEVTDLKKHFPLTRGGLLRRRVGTVKAVDGVTFDVREGETLALVGESGSGKTTTLMEIMKLAAPQGGQIAVLGKNLADLGRTDRAALRRELQIVFQDPMSSLDPRMPVYDVLAEPLRVHGWSKERINERIAELMKLVGLNPDHVDRFPAQFSGGQRQRIAIARALAVEPKLVVLDEPVSALDVSIQAGVINLLEDLQATLGVAFLFVAHDLSVIRHISARVAVMYLGQVVEQGDTEAVFTAPRHPYTEALLSAVPLPDPTLERDRKRVVLTGDQPSPAQEITGCRFAGRCPVRALLPAEKQRRCDTELPVLVGADHAAACHYPVTPGTPGQDTKEN, via the coding sequence ATGACCACGACCGCGACCCAGCACGTCCTGCGCGACTTCCGCGCGGACGCCGAGCCCGTGCTCTCGGTCCGCGACCTGCACGTCAGCTTCGCCTCCGAGGCCGGCACCGTCCGCGCCGTGCGCGGCGTGAGCTTCGACCTGCTGCCCGGGCGCACGCTCGGCATCGTCGGAGAGTCCGGCTCCGGCAAGTCCGTGACCTCGCTGTCCGTCATGGGACTGCTCGACAAGAACGCGCGCGTCGAGGGCTCGATCCGGCTCAAGGGCCGCGAGCTGCTCGGGCTGAGCGAGGTCGAGCTGTCGAAGCACCGCGGCAACGACATGGCCATGGTGTTCCAGGACCCGCTGTCGGCCCTGACGCCGGTGTTCTCCATCGGCGACCAGCTCGCCGAGGCCCTCGACCTGCACCAGGACTACACGCGCAAGCAGGTGCGCGAGCGCTCGATCGAGCTGCTCGACCTCGTGGGCATCCCCAACCCGGCCGAGCGCCTCAAGTCGTTCCCGCACCAGTTCTCCGGCGGCATGCGCCAGCGCGTCATGATCGCGATCGCCATCGCGAACAACCCCGACGTGATCATCGCCGACGAGCCCACCACCGCCCTCGACGTCACCATCCAGGCCCAGGTGCTCGACGTGCTCAAGACGGCGCAGCGCGAGACCGGCGCCGCCGTCGTCATGATCACGCACGACCTGGGCGTGGTCGCCGGCGTCGCCGACGACGTGCTCGTCATGTACGCCGGCCGTCCCGTGGAGCGCGCGTCGGTCGACGAGCTCTACGCCCGCCCGGCCATGCCGTACACCATGGGCCTGCTCGGCGCCGTGCCGCGGCCCGACCGCGGCGAGAACCGCCGCCTGGTGCCCATCCAGGGCACCCCGCCGTCGCTCGTCGACCTGCCGGTCGGCTGCCCGTTCGCGGCCCGCTGCCCGCTCGTGACCGACGCGTGCCTCACCGCCGAGCCGGCGCTCGCGCCCGTCGCCGGACGCCCGGACCAGCTGGCCGCGTGCATCCGCGCCGACGAGATCGCCGAGCAGGGCCTCACGTTCGAGGACGTCTTCCACGTCGAGGAGGCCGCCGAGTCGAAGCTCGCGGGCGTCCCGCGCGAGAAGCGCGCCACGGTGCTCGAGGTGACCGACCTCAAGAAGCACTTCCCGCTCACCAGGGGCGGGCTCCTGCGCCGCCGCGTCGGCACCGTCAAGGCCGTCGACGGCGTCACGTTCGACGTGCGCGAGGGCGAGACGCTCGCGCTCGTCGGCGAGTCCGGCTCCGGCAAGACGACGACGCTCATGGAGATCATGAAGCTCGCCGCCCCGCAGGGCGGGCAGATCGCCGTGCTCGGCAAGAACCTCGCCGACCTCGGCCGCACCGACCGCGCCGCGCTGCGCCGCGAGCTGCAGATCGTCTTCCAGGACCCGATGAGCTCGCTCGACCCGCGCATGCCCGTCTACGACGTGCTCGCCGAGCCGCTGCGCGTCCACGGCTGGTCCAAGGAGCGCATCAACGAGCGCATCGCCGAGCTGATGAAGCTCGTGGGCCTCAACCCCGACCATGTCGACCGGTTCCCGGCGCAGTTCTCGGGCGGCCAGCGCCAGCGCATCGCCATCGCCCGCGCGCTCGCCGTCGAGCCGAAGCTCGTCGTGCTCGACGAGCCCGTCTCCGCGCTCGACGTGTCCATCCAGGCCGGCGTCATCAACCTGCTCGAGGACCTGCAGGCCACCCTCGGCGTCGCGTTCCTGTTCGTCGCCCACGACCTCTCGGTCATCCGGCACATCTCCGCCCGCGTGGCGGTCATGTACCTGGGCCAGGTCGTGGAGCAGGGCGACACGGAGGCGGTCTTCACCGCCCCGCGTCACCCGTACACCGAAGCCCTCCTGTCGGCGGTGCCGCTGCCCGACCCGACGCTCGAGCGCGACCGCAAGCGCGTCGTGCTCACGGGTGACCAGCCCAGCCCCGCCCAGGAGATCACGGGCTGCCGGTTCGCCGGCCGCTGCCCGGTGCGTGCCCTGCTGCCTGCCGAGAAGCAGCGGCGGTGCGACACCGAGCTTCCCGTCCTGGTGGGCGCGGACCACGCCGCCGCCTGCCACTACCCCGTCACCCCGGGAACCCCGGGTCAGGACACCAAGGAGAACTGA
- a CDS encoding ABC transporter permease — MADIELAVTAAAAAEVVADEQGTTLRRTGRLALIARRFVRRRSAVVGVVMLLLLVVFAFVGPMIARWGYDEPDFLALAQPPGAEHWFGTTTGGSDVFALVARGLGRSLLIGILSSLATTVVAALIGTTIAFFEGWVERVGMWILDMLLVVPSFLLIAMITRSASGTGGWLILTLALTAFGWIGYARVLRTLTLQLRELDYVHAARYMGVGSFTIIRRHLVPNLGSVLIIQTVLGVVGAVNSETALSFLGLGVKAPDTSLGTILQAGQSVVLTSPWVLLAPSLFLVALTFSMQLIGDGLRDAIDPYSRSGGKA, encoded by the coding sequence ATGGCTGACATCGAACTTGCCGTGACCGCCGCGGCGGCCGCCGAGGTCGTCGCCGACGAGCAGGGCACCACCCTGCGCCGCACCGGGCGCCTCGCCCTCATCGCGCGCCGCTTCGTGCGCCGTCGCTCCGCCGTCGTCGGCGTCGTGATGCTGCTGCTGCTCGTGGTCTTCGCGTTCGTGGGCCCGATGATCGCGCGGTGGGGCTACGACGAGCCCGACTTCCTCGCCCTCGCGCAGCCTCCCGGCGCCGAGCACTGGTTCGGCACGACGACGGGCGGCTCCGACGTCTTCGCGCTCGTCGCCCGGGGCCTGGGGCGCTCGCTGCTCATCGGCATCCTGTCGTCGCTCGCCACCACCGTGGTCGCGGCCCTCATCGGCACCACCATCGCCTTCTTCGAGGGCTGGGTCGAGCGTGTCGGCATGTGGATCCTCGACATGCTGCTCGTCGTCCCCTCGTTCCTGCTCATCGCGATGATCACGCGCTCGGCGTCGGGCACGGGCGGCTGGCTGATCCTCACGCTCGCCCTGACCGCCTTCGGCTGGATCGGCTACGCCCGCGTGCTGCGCACGCTCACGCTCCAGCTGCGCGAGCTCGACTACGTGCACGCGGCCCGCTACATGGGCGTCGGCTCGTTCACGATCATCCGCCGGCACCTGGTCCCCAACCTGGGCTCGGTGCTCATCATCCAGACGGTGCTCGGCGTCGTCGGCGCCGTGAACTCCGAGACGGCGCTGTCGTTCCTCGGCCTGGGCGTCAAGGCGCCCGACACGTCGCTCGGCACGATCCTCCAGGCCGGGCAGTCCGTGGTGCTGACCTCCCCGTGGGTGCTGCTCGCGCCGTCCCTGTTCCTCGTCGCCCTGACCTTCTCGATGCAGCTCATCGGCGACGGCCTCCGCGACGCCATCGACCCCTACTCGCGCTCGGGAGGCAAGGCATGA
- a CDS encoding ABC transporter family substrate-binding protein, translating to MKSMRKTAAQATVVVAALALTLSACASGSNGADGDKSTGEHSTTAKQPAAGFDAKTMGTDYPMPEEGVAYDNAQDRDKLKQGGTLTLATSEVGPNWNAFNTDGNTGYMAQFWTYYQPQLWDYDVSGNPTPNPDFLSKVEVTSTDPLVVTYDINEKATWNDGTPIDWTAFEATWKTQSGKDEAYNPPSTAGYEQIASVTQGTSAKQAVVTFDTPFYPYQYLFINLENPKAIDPATFTDGWINNPHNEWAAGPFVVDSFDDTQATFVPNPNWWGTKPLLDKVQFKVMDDSASINAFQNGEIDATGVATADRLKVAQSMDNTQIRVNTATSTGVVTFNTKADSLKDLAVRKAITQSIDVAKLAEIKYQGLNWTEDPLGSEIMFPFQDGYANNMPADSKYSVENAGKTLEGAGYAKGSDGYYAKDGAKVTVKYTFFGDSPIQAAIANAVQAMGKAAGIDIQLDNQDPSQFSDVVVGGTYEMLIMAWSASDPYGYSTSGCQLYCSDSDSNYAYIGDPKADEGFKKAGQIEDTADAIKQLNEAESQALALYGTFPLFNGPVMMAVKTGLANYGGSAMASTSGFKALNPHVENIGWEK from the coding sequence ATGAAGAGCATGCGGAAGACGGCGGCCCAGGCCACCGTCGTCGTCGCGGCGCTGGCGCTCACGCTGTCCGCGTGCGCGTCGGGCAGCAACGGCGCAGACGGCGACAAGAGCACCGGCGAGCACAGCACCACCGCGAAGCAGCCCGCCGCGGGCTTCGACGCCAAGACCATGGGCACGGACTACCCGATGCCCGAGGAGGGCGTCGCGTACGACAACGCCCAGGACCGCGACAAGCTGAAGCAGGGCGGCACGCTCACGCTGGCGACGTCCGAGGTCGGCCCGAACTGGAACGCCTTCAACACGGACGGCAACACCGGCTACATGGCCCAGTTCTGGACCTACTACCAGCCGCAGCTGTGGGACTACGACGTCTCGGGCAACCCGACGCCGAACCCCGACTTCCTGAGCAAGGTCGAGGTCACCTCGACCGACCCGCTGGTCGTCACCTACGACATCAACGAGAAGGCGACCTGGAACGACGGGACGCCGATCGACTGGACGGCCTTCGAGGCCACGTGGAAGACGCAGTCGGGCAAGGACGAGGCGTACAACCCGCCGTCGACCGCCGGCTACGAGCAGATCGCGTCGGTGACCCAGGGCACGAGCGCGAAGCAGGCCGTCGTCACCTTCGACACGCCCTTCTACCCGTACCAGTACCTCTTCATCAACCTCGAGAACCCGAAGGCCATCGACCCGGCGACCTTCACCGACGGGTGGATCAACAACCCGCACAACGAGTGGGCTGCCGGCCCGTTCGTCGTCGACTCGTTCGACGACACGCAGGCCACGTTCGTGCCGAACCCGAACTGGTGGGGCACCAAGCCGCTGCTCGACAAGGTCCAGTTCAAGGTCATGGACGACTCGGCCTCGATCAACGCCTTCCAGAACGGTGAGATCGACGCGACCGGCGTCGCCACGGCCGACCGTCTCAAGGTCGCCCAGAGCATGGACAACACGCAGATCCGCGTGAACACCGCCACGTCCACGGGCGTCGTCACCTTCAACACGAAGGCCGACTCGCTCAAGGACCTCGCCGTGCGCAAGGCGATCACGCAGTCGATCGACGTCGCGAAGCTCGCCGAGATCAAGTACCAGGGCCTCAACTGGACCGAGGACCCGCTGGGCTCGGAGATCATGTTCCCGTTCCAGGACGGCTACGCGAACAACATGCCCGCCGACTCGAAGTACTCGGTGGAGAACGCCGGCAAGACGCTCGAGGGTGCCGGCTACGCCAAGGGCTCCGACGGCTACTACGCCAAGGACGGCGCCAAGGTCACGGTGAAGTACACCTTCTTCGGTGACTCGCCGATCCAGGCGGCCATCGCCAACGCCGTCCAGGCCATGGGCAAGGCGGCCGGCATCGACATCCAGCTCGACAACCAGGACCCGTCGCAGTTCTCCGACGTCGTCGTGGGCGGCACGTACGAGATGCTCATCATGGCGTGGTCGGCGTCCGACCCGTACGGCTACTCGACCTCGGGCTGCCAGCTCTACTGCTCCGACTCCGACTCGAACTACGCCTACATCGGCGACCCGAAGGCGGACGAGGGCTTCAAGAAGGCCGGCCAGATCGAGGACACGGCCGACGCCATCAAGCAGCTCAACGAGGCCGAGTCGCAGGCCCTCGCGCTGTACGGCACCTTCCCGCTCTTCAACGGCCCGGTCATGATGGCCGTCAAGACGGGTCTCGCCAACTACGGCGGCAGCGCGATGGCGTCGACGAGCGGCTTCAAGGCGCTCAACCCGCACGTCGAGAACATCGGCTGGGAGAAGTGA